In Meleagris gallopavo isolate NT-WF06-2002-E0010 breed Aviagen turkey brand Nicholas breeding stock chromosome 2, Turkey_5.1, whole genome shotgun sequence, the following are encoded in one genomic region:
- the LOC104909484 gene encoding centrosomal protein kizuna-like has protein sequence MFSFSETRRLELERKLIEYKSSDAYLMKLKYVKLKKYLEEVNERQKRALLRNQTFLNEFNGFEAHMKASSSELIEKMVRYGREIKSGLSIQEGGLAQGDKEEGCNEQMPQAARQAGIHAETAVSRSLHHPLPFLMGHCMSACSVQQEPPQTAARPSRLTALQGDETDGHPVQADGDMQLANKPDEQGGKSYIPMGEKMPIGDSNLHSSLLNFTEQKNSTESCSTLPDGESEQSRTADLASDTSVEEVVTHEHLVASAKEVCEQSVLLAPAPEPSISGMWNLCSAVLQHAHPKHKHPEQTKVGERKRRMGMCKAKNKQRELNLGLLHWCQSCSASYKAALSWQPT, from the exons atgttttcttttagtgaAACCAGAAGACTAGAACTGGAAAGGAAATTGATAGAATACAAAAGTTCTGATGCGTATCT AATGAAACTAAAATATGTGAAGCTGAAAAAGTACTTGGAAGAAGTAAATGAACGCCAAAAAAGAGCCCTTCTACGAAATCAGACATTCTTAAATGAATTCAACGGGTTTGAAGCTCACATGAAAGCTTCGAGTTCAGAGCTGATTGAGAAGATG GTACGGTAtggaagagaaattaaaagtgGGCTGTCAATTCAAGAGGGTGGCTTGGCACAAGGTGACAAGGAAGAAGGATGCAATGAGCAG ATGCCACAGGCTGCAAGGCAGGCTGGAATTCATGCCGAGACAGCTGTGTCCAGAAGCTTGCATCACCCATTGCCATTCCTCATGGGCCACTGCATGTCTGcctgcagtgtgcagcaggaACCCCCTCAGACTGCTGCCCGCCCCAGCAGACTGACAGCCTTGCAGGGTGATGAGACAGACGGGCATCCCGTGCAAGCTGATGGTGACATGCAGCTTGCCAACAAGCCTGATGAGCAAGGTGGCAAGTCATATATCCCCATGGGGGAGAAGATGCCCATTGGAGACAGCAACTTGCACAGCAGTCTTCTGAAttttacagaacagaaaaattccACTGAATCCTGCTCAACATTACCCGATGGAGAaagtgagcagagcaggactGCTGACTTAGCAAGTGACACATCAGTGGAGGAGGTGGTGACCCACGAGCACCTGGTAGCAAGTGCAAAAGAAGTCTGTGAGCAGTCTGTCCTCTTGGCACCTGCCCCTGAGCCCAGCATCTCTGGTATGTGGAACCTCTGCTccgctgtgctgcagcatgctcACCCCAAACACAAAcat CCTGAGCAGACCAAAGTgggagagaggaagaggaggatggggatgtgcaaagcaaaaaacaagcaGCGAGAGCTGAACCTGGGCCTTTTGCACTGGTGCCAGTCCTGCAGTGCCTCCTACAAGGCTGCTTTGTCCTGGCAACCTACTTAA
- the LOC109365772 gene encoding centrosomal protein kizuna-like codes for MLDSGEEAPGSQAPPLLREVLAEECGDRSSVQSNESSYSLPSIPNDGREMEQAKHVPWLDSMGKQEVTSWCEDESREESVVGKIPITAGCVIGNNGSEAKESQEMCSERSSSSERSGDLSRPEFRKGAITAIKSKAFWGESDDSSSEAVDVLRPQTHSPETDDFDDFYD; via the exons ATGCTGGATTCGGGCGAGGAGGCACCAGGAAGCCAG gCTCCACCGCTGCTGAGAGAGGTCCTTGCAGAAGAGTGTGGAGATAGGTCATCTGTTCAGAGTAATGAATCATCTTACAGCTTGCCATCGATCCCAAATGACGGCAGGGAAATGGAGCAGGCAAAACATGTTCCGTGGCTCGACAGCATGGGAAAGCAAG AAGTCACAAGCTGGTGTGAAGATGAGAGCCGGGAAGAGAGCGTGGTAGGAAAGATTCCTATTACAG CAGGTTGTGTCATTGGAAATAATGGTtctgaagcaaaagaaagccaagaaatGTGCTCCGAAAGGAGTTCATCCAGTGAAAGAAGCGGTGACCTCTCAAG GCCTGAATTCAGGAAGGGAGCGATAACTGCTATAAAATCCAAAG CTTTCTGGGGCGAATCTGACGATAGCAGCTCTGAGGCTGTGGATGTTTTGCGTCCACAAACTCACAGCCCAGAAACAGATGACTTTGATGACTTCTATGATTGA